The DNA region GAAAGTATCATTATGCAATACCATATTCCTCCGTCTCTAAAGAAAGAGGTAGCTAATAGCCCATAACTTCAGCCAAGTACTTCCCTTGTTACCTCTACAATCCTGTAAAATGTTGAGGCAAATCCATTCTTTAAAATTTGTTATGTAGAAAACTTCATGCATCCTCAAGAAAACAAAAGAATGTCAAAACTCTTTGGTCAAAGGGCAATCGCGCATGACATGAAGAACATCCTCGATCTTGTCTTCACAATGCCTCCACCGAAGATTGTCTAAGAGGACTTTATTCTTAATATGATTCGTAAGCAATCTTCCGTGAtacaaaatcaaaataaatcaTATATTCTCTCGGAATCATTGAGGCGCCATACTCGATCCAACACAATATCCAACCTATCTTCAACAAAATTAGACATCAATTTATAAGCCGATGACATCATAAAGATACATGTATTGATCCACTCCAAATCATACGAGGCGAAAGAATAGTGTGCAACTTGTATGTGAGATTACCTGGTAACCAATCTTTCCAAACTTTGACACCTGCTCCATTGCCAAATTATTTTAGAGGGTTAAATTGATCTATCATTTTATTCAATTCAACCAATTTTATGAGCTGTTAGCAGTTGGAACTTAAAAAGCATTGCGCAACCTATTTCATAGTACAAAATTTACTTTATGATTCGTACCAAAACAATAAATAATTATAATTTGTCCACATTCTCATCATCTAATCTCATCTTGAATCTTTCGCTATCACAGTACCTTAGGTGAATAATTTTGTACAGACTGAATCGTGAATGGCAGAGACGCAATCTTTCCTAACCAGCCAAATCGGTGCAGTAGCAGAAATCCACTCGCAGAGAAGAAAAAGATACAAACACTGCAAACATCAATTTTCACCACATTGCATTTACGTATTACAGTATCCAAATTTTTATGTTTCGAAATTGGTACTACAAAGTACAAACCACCCCATCTTTCTCTACCTTACTATAACTTAGTCGCTAAAATTGACCTTTGAATTCAACTCTGATTAAATCTCATACTATATCACTATTAATTACTAATAATCAACTAAACAAAGTACATAATTCAAGAACTTTTACTACTGATTCATACTAATTCATATTAGTAACTAGCAATTATGATAGTCCATTCAGTTAAATAAGTTCAATTGATATTTGTGCAGAAATATCACTAGAGAAAGATGAAGCATTCCAATGATACAAGTGGATTTTCGAGTGACTCATTTCCGGTTGATGGCCATTTATTATTCTCCATTgttgaattctccattttccgGCTACCATTCACCGGCGAGGCGGTTCTCGCCTTAGCCGGCGATTGGTTAGTTCTTCTTGCGGATAAGCTTCGACCCGCAACGGATCTCGTTGATCCATTGTCAGTGCGGGTGGCTGGTGATCTAGATCGTCGGCCGGAGTTTTCTCCGGCGTCTCTCCGGTGAAGGTGATTCTTCATTCCCCCATTTCCAATTTGATCTCTCCTTGCCGACCCAACATTTGTTTTTGCTGGCGACAACTCCGACCTTCTCGCCGGCGACTTCCCTGCCGTCCATTCTCTTCTCTCACCGGAAAAGGAACGATTTTTGCGTGTTTTAGCGGGAGATCCAATGACCCGTTGGCGAAATTCTTCTTCCTCTTCTCTCCTATCAGTGATTGTAGATACACTTTCGCCTAAGCTACAAACCTCAGAGAATTCAGAGATCTCATCTACTTTGTAGAACGGTTTCTCAACCTTGTTCTCTCTATCGAATCTTTCAAAACATTTTGGCTTTTCACCTTCATATCTCTTCCATTTGGATGTTTCCGACAACACTTCCTTCACGGTTTCTTCTTCCAAGGGAATAGGAGGAGGTGCTCTGTTTTCTGAACCTTTCACCTGAGAAATGCTAGATCTTGATAGCTGAAAATCATTGCTTTTTGTTTTTGACAATGAAGATCTGTTACTACTAGCACAACAACCCATTTTGGCTTTACACTGTGTTGGTGAAA from Lathyrus oleraceus cultivar Zhongwan6 chromosome 1, CAAS_Psat_ZW6_1.0, whole genome shotgun sequence includes:
- the LOC127082561 gene encoding uncharacterized protein LOC127082561; translated protein: MGCCASSNRSSLSKTKSNDFQLSRSSISQVKGSENRAPPPIPLEEETVKEVLSETSKWKRYEGEKPKCFERFDRENKVEKPFYKVDEISEFSEVCSLGESVSTITDRREEEEEFRQRVIGSPAKTRKNRSFSGERREWTAGKSPARRSELSPAKTNVGSARRDQIGNGGMKNHLHRRDAGENSGRRSRSPATRTDNGSTRSVAGRSLSARRTNQSPAKARTASPVNGSRKMENSTMENNKWPSTGNESLENPLVSLECFIFL